One segment of Engraulis encrasicolus isolate BLACKSEA-1 chromosome 7, IST_EnEncr_1.0, whole genome shotgun sequence DNA contains the following:
- the LOC134452534 gene encoding protein NipSnap homolog 2-like codes for MATRVLQSVGNGLNQARKGVRGNQHVSVTIRSLSATPGKKEDSWFKSLFVRQVNPRKDAHSHLLAKKEDHNLYKIQFHNVKPECQEAYNKLCEAMLPNIHNDPEYTCELVGTWNTWYGEQDQAVHLWRYRGGYPALTDVMGKLRKNKEFVEFRKERSKMLLSRRNQLLLEFSFWNEPVPREGPNVYELRSYQLRPGTMIEWGNYWARAIELRQENQEACGGFFSQIGSLYMVHHLWAYKDLQSREDTRNAAWKHEGWDEAVYYTVPLIQHMESRIMIPTKASPMK; via the exons ATGGCGACTCGAGTCCTTCAGAGTGTGGGAAACGGCCTAAATCAGGCTAGAAAAGGTGTCCGAGGGAACCAGCATGTTTCTGTGACGATAAG ATCTCTCTCGGCAACACCGGGCAAAAAAGAAGACAGTTGGTTCAAGTCCCTCTTTGTGCGCCAAGTGAACCCCAGGAAAGATGCCCACTCGCACCTGCTCGCCAAGAAAGAGGACCACAACCTCTACAAAATCCAAT ttcacaatgtcaagccagagtGCCAGGAAGCCTACAACAAGCTTTG TGAAGCCATGCTCCCCAATATCCACAACGACCCCGAGTACACGTGTGAGCTGGTGGGAACCTGGAACACTTGGTACGGGGAGCAGGACCAGGCAG TTCACCTTTGGAGGTACCGAGGGGGATATCCAGCTCTCACTGATGTCATGGGCAAACTGAGAAAGAATAAG GAGTTTGTGGAGTTCCGAAAAGAGCGCTCAAAGATGCTCTTGTCCCGTCGCAACCAGCTCCTCCTGGAGTTCAGTTTCTGGAACGAGCCTGTTCCTCGAGAGGGGCCCAACGTCTATGAGCTCAGGTCATACCAGCTCAGG CCTGGAACGATGATTGAATGGGGAAACTACTG GGCCCGTGCCATTGAGCTGCGCCAGGAGAACCAGGAGGCTTGTGGAGGCTTCTTCTCGCAGATCGGGAGCCTGTACATGGTGCATCACCTCTGGG CCTACAAAGACCTGCAGTCCAGAGAGGACACGAGGAACGCTGCCTGGAAGCATGAAGGCTGGGATGAAGCAGTCTACTACACAG TCCCCCTCATTCAGCACATGGAGTCCAGGATAATGATCCCCACCAAAGCATCTCCTATGAAGTAG
- the bicdl2l gene encoding bicaudal-D-related protein 2-like, whose translation MMNPAATSETGNYIEPVVFARRNVCTPLSILEGLMEPRSYEYPRGEEVEVGIVVTDTESVSSLPSTEPEDQKEGDCDSMVDVAGNLESNCGQSENGVLSEECEGPVLEVVAEDDLGPAMNSPRRPYVDGTLPDLLRSGSPLRRRVSSPVSNTLKEVRREVELGRRRSLKLKAQVERLQTQTDSNWSQHKQQVTDEVQGILRLLLPLTDMTPGQGDSSSGSSTLDTALSQLQQVARTLALNHTKQNSKDEDSAILQQALRDRDQAVSKKKAMEMELLNSKTEMMLLNNQLLEAVQHRLEISLELEAWKEDFQLLLQQQVLCQQQAAEQQAQKRGGLLGTLGRKTGKSSRPPPSPSPSRLSASASPAPAPTPAPTSTTTTPQTSPRAAAERDTPNRWRVKLRRGRTSRGAEEAAPAPAVESSRSQYSPHPVGGSRGGQFHTISLD comes from the exons ATGATGAACCCAGCGGCTACATCTGAGACGGGGAACTACATTGAGCCGGTGGTCTTCGCCAGGCGCAATGTCTGCACCCCTTTGAGCATACTAGAGGGGCTAATGGAACCAAGGAGCTATGAATACCCACGGGGTGAGGAAGTGGAGGTGGGTATCGTTGTCACTGACACAGAGAGTGTGAGTTCTCTTCCAAGCACCGAGCCGGAGGATCAGAAGGAGGGCGACTGTGATTCGATGGTGGACGTTGCAGGAAACCTCGAATCCAACTGTGGTCAGTCGGAGAACGGTGTTTTATCCGAGGAGTGCGAGGGACCTGTGCTGGAGGTTGTGGCTGAGGACGATCTTGGGCCCGCCATGAACTCACCACGAAGGCCGTATGTCGACGGTACTCTGCCAGACCTACTGAGGAGCGGCAGCCCACTGCGACGGAGGGTGTCCAGTCCAGTGTCCAACACG CTGAAGGAGGTGCGTCGGGAGGTGGAGTTGGGACGGCGCCGGAGCCTGAAGCTGAAGGCCCAGGTGGAGCGTCTCCAGACACAGACCGACTCCAACTGGAGCCAGCACAAGCAGCAG gtgacCGATGAGGTGCAGGGCATCTTGAGGCTGCTGCTCCCCCTGACGGATATGACCCCGGGTCAGGGTGACTCCTCGTCGGGGAGCAGCACTCTGGACACGGCCCTCAGCCAGCTGCAGCAGGTGGCACGCACACTGGCCCTCAACCACACCAAG CAAAACAGCAAGGATGAGGACAGTGCCATTCTCCAGCAGGCCCTGCGTGACAGAGACCAGGCTGTGTCAAA GAAGAAGGCCATGGAGATGGAGCTCCTGAACAGCAAGACGGAGATGATGCTGCTCAACAACCAGCTGCTGGAGGCCGTGCAGCACCGACTGGAGATCTCCCTGGAGCTGGAGGCATGGAAg gaggacttccagctcctcctccagcagcaggTGTTGTGTCAGCAGCAGGCGGCCGAGCAGCAGGCCCAGAAGAGGGGCGGTCTGCTGGGCACGCTGGGCAGGAAGACCGGCAAGTCTTCCAGACCTCCACCATCACCTTCCCCGTCCCGCctatctgcctctgcctctccagcCCCAGCTCCCACTCCAGCCCCCACATCAACTACAACTACTCCCCAGACTTCCCCCAGAGCAGCGGCCGAGAGGGACACCCCCAACCGCTGGAGGGTGAAGCTGAGGCGCGGTCGGACCAGCAGAGGGGCTGAAGaggcagcaccagcaccagcagtggAGAGCAGTAGAAGCCAATACTCGCCACACCCAGTAGGGGGCAGCAGAGGAGGCCAGTTCCACACCATCTCCCTCGACTGA